From the Hyphomicrobiaceae bacterium genome, the window GATAACTCTTCGTGCTGGCGCTACGATCAGGACGTACCGTTGATCGTGCCGGAGGTGAACGCCGACGCCATCGCCGGCTACACCAAGAAGAACATCATCGCCAATCCGAACTGCTCCACCGCGCAGATGGTGGTCGCGCTGAAGCCTCTCCATGACGCAGCCACGATTACCCGCGTCGTCGTCTCGACCTATCAGTCGGTTTCAGGTGCTGGCAAGGACGCGATGGATGAGCTGTGGCATCAGACCAAGGGCAAATACGTTCCGGGCCAAGAGGTCGATGCCAAGAAGTTTCCCAAGCAGATTGCCTTCAACTGCATTCCTCATATCGACGTCTTCATGGAGGATGGCTACACGAAGGAAGAGTGGAAGATGTTGGCGGAAACCAAGAAGATCCTGGACCCCAAGATCAAGCTCTCGGCGACGTGCGTGCGCGTGCCGGTATTCGTGAGCCACTCTGAATCGCTCAATATCGAATTTGTAAAGCCGATCTCAGCGGATGAGGCGCGCGAGATCCTGCGGGCGGCCCCTGGCATTCAGGTCATCGATAAGCGGGAACCTGGCGGCTACATCACGCCTGTCGAAGCTGCTGGCGAATACGATACCTTTGTCTCGCGCATTCGCGAGGACGCGACCGTCGAAAACGGTCTTGCGATGTGGATCGTCTCCGACAATCTGCTCAAGGGCGCCGCGCTCAATGCGGTTCAGATCGCCGAAGCGATGATCGAGCGCAGGCTGCTGCCCAAGGCGGCAGCCTGATCCCAGGCTCTCTCAACAAGCGGGATTGACGTGCATCCACGTCGATCTTCGCTTCAAAGACGAGTCCCGTCTCAAGCTTCCTTCTGGCTCTGTTCGCTCCCCAGGATTTCTATGATCGCGTAGAGATCGGAAAGCAGCTTTTCGCGCTGTGAAGCAGGCAGAGCGGACAAGATCTGTTCATCGACCTTGCGCGCCAGTGGCTCGGCCGACTTGAGAACCCGCCAACCTTCGTCGGTGAGCTTCACCGCGTAGGCGCGGGCATCTTCCTTGGTCCGGCGGCGCTGCAAGAGCCCCTTCTTCAGCATGCGCCGAACGATGTCGGCCAGCGTCGAACGGTCAATTCCCGTGCGCTCAACCAGATGGGTTTGGCTTAGGCCCTCGTTTGTGGACACCGTAAGCAGAACAGCATATTGGCGCGGCGTCAGATCGCCCTGACCCAGTTCAGCCTGGAATACCTCGGCTGCACATTGCCCAACCCGATGCAAGAGATGAAGCGGCGATCGATCCAACCGATTCGTCGAAATTTCTCTGGGCATTGCTCCCTCGAAGAAAGTGCTATTCCATAACGGCGAATGTACGAAAGGTTTTGAGTCGCTGTCTTGGAAATATTTCAGATCTACACAGATAAAGGGTCGTCATCGGACGACGACTGCCGAAAAGTGGCAGATCTGTACAAAAATTATCAGCTTTGATTAGAACGTCTACACAGATGTAACTTCATTCGTAAGATTTTTCCTACCCGCGAAGCAATTCGGGACAGCAGTTCGAAGACCACATTATTAAGCTATTCTGCCCACAGATAGATTTAATACAAATTAATGACTTGGGTTTTCTTCATACTTCTTCAGCAGGCCGATCTGGGACATAGCAAAAACCATAGTGAGCGGCATAATACCGAACACTTTGAACGTGACCCAAGTATCGGTTGAATAAAAGCGCCAAACGATCTCGTTGAGAAGCGCCAGAAAAGCAAAGAACAGGGCCCACCGAATCGTCAGCTTGCGCCATCCTGGCTCGGTGAGCCGCATAACGTCGCCAAACACCATTTTGAGAAAGATCCGGTCCATCAGGAGACCGCTAAACAGCAACGCCGAAAAAATAGCGTTCACGATGGTGGGCTTCATCTTGATGAATTGCTCATCCTGAAGATAAAGCGTCAGCCCACCAAAGACCATCACGAACACGCCCGTCACCAGGGGCATGACCGCGACCTTGCCGAAGAGATACTTGGAGGCGAGCAGAGACACGACCGTCGCGGCCATGAAGCATCCAGTGGCCCAAAAGATAGCCTGCTTGGGATCGCTCAGATGCTTACCCGCTTGCCAGTTGACCAGAAAAAACAGGACCAGCGGACCGAGCTCCACGAGCAGCTTAAGGCCCTGGGCTTTGTCGAACTGCGGCTCGTTGGAAACTACGGACTTGTCGTCGGATTCACGCATTCTGAAAAAACCTCAACCTCAATGAGCGCCCGAATGCGGCGGGGGATCGGGTAAGCGATATTTCTGCAAAGACCGTGTCAGCAACCAAGCATACAGCACCGACAACGGCAGAATGATCGCAATCTTGAACAGGATCCAGACATTCACGCCGTTCATGGTATAGCCCAGGATCTTGTAGAGGTGGTCGTCAAGATAAGTCTGGCGCACGTATTCGTTGGCCACCGCCGTAAAAATGAAGAACAGCGCAAAACTCCAAGTGAATTTGTTCCATCCCTCATCGGTGTAGTGGAATGTCTCGTGGAATACGAACTTGAAGAAGTTGCGCTTGATGATGAGGCCGCCGATCAGGAAAATCGCAAACAGCGCGTTGAAGATCGTCACCTTGATCTGAACCCACATCGGATCGCCCGTGACGATCGTCATGAGCCCGAAGACGACCGTTACCGTCGAAGCGATGAGCGGGAAGAACGGCGGGCGGTGAAACATGTAGAACATCACGCCGATCGCTATCACGGTCGTGATCAGCAGAGCCCACGTTCCAGCTTCGATACCCGCAACGGCATTGACGACGAACATCGTAATGAGCGGCCCGAACTCGCTCAGGATGTTGATCGTCTGCTCTGCATTGAAGGGAAAGAACTTCTTCAATCTGCTCATGTGAATTCCAGTCTCTCCTCTTTTGAGCGTCGGCCCTGCCCGGCCGTTGGCGCGGATATCAACCCGCAATCGCTCTGGCAAAATCCGCCGCCGCGAACGGCTGCAGATCGTCCACCCCCTCACCCACGCCGATGGCATGCACCGGCAGCTTAAACTTTTCTCCAATTGCGACCAAAATGCCGCCGCGCGCCGTGCCATCCAGCTTTGTCATGACAAGGCCGGTAACGCCTGCGCGCTTTCCAAACACTTCCACTTGCTGCAACGCGTTTTGTCCGGTCGTCGCGTCAAGAACAAGCACAACGTCGTGGGGCGCCGATGGATCGATTTTCTTGAGAACACGTGTGACTTTCTCGAGCTCTTCCATCAGGGCCTGCTTGTTCTGAAGCCGACCGGCAGTGTCGAGCAGCAAAACGTCGGTGCCTGCGTCTTGAGCCTTTTTCAAGGCGTCGTAAGCAAGCCCGGCAGAATCTGCTCCAACCGCGCTTGCAACCACAGGTGTTCCGGTTCGCTCGCCCCAAACTTTCAACTGATCGATGGCCGCGGCGCGAAACGTATCGCCTGCAGCCATCATCACCGACTTGCCTTCCGATTTTAACTTCGAGGCAAGCTTACCGATGGTGGTTGTTTTGCCGGTGCCGTTGACGCCAACCATCATGATGACATGGGGCCTATTCTTGACGTCGACGGTGAGCGGCTTTGCAATTGGTGCAAGCACCTTTTCCACTTCGTTAGCAAGAATGGCGCGCACCTCATCGGGCGAGATGCCCTTTTCGAAGCGGCCCTTACCAATGGCTCCCGAAATGCGCGCAGCCATGGCCACGCCGAGGTCGGATTGAATGAGCAGATCTTCAAGGTCTTCAAGCGTATCGGCATCGAGCTTGCGCTTGGTGAAG encodes:
- the ftsY gene encoding signal recognition particle-docking protein FtsY — protein: MSEPEAKRKGLFGRLFGGKTQEATEPDAPVQVPPAPDTVGHESVTNRAAVDAVEQEDAQASQLASPEQEAPSPAPPPAEAAASTAAPTPVEQPAPKLTWFQRLKAGLGKTSGKLSEGITGLFTKRKLDADTLEDLEDLLIQSDLGVAMAARISGAIGKGRFEKGISPDEVRAILANEVEKVLAPIAKPLTVDVKNRPHVIMMVGVNGTGKTTTIGKLASKLKSEGKSVMMAAGDTFRAAAIDQLKVWGERTGTPVVASAVGADSAGLAYDALKKAQDAGTDVLLLDTAGRLQNKQALMEELEKVTRVLKKIDPSAPHDVVLVLDATTGQNALQQVEVFGKRAGVTGLVMTKLDGTARGGILVAIGEKFKLPVHAIGVGEGVDDLQPFAAADFARAIAG
- a CDS encoding aspartate-semialdehyde dehydrogenase yields the protein MGYKVAIVGATGNVGREMLNVLADRRFPVSELVPLASRRSIGTEVSFGDKTLKCRDLESFDFKGTDFCLMSAGSAVSKEWSPKIGAQGAVVIDNSSCWRYDQDVPLIVPEVNADAIAGYTKKNIIANPNCSTAQMVVALKPLHDAATITRVVVSTYQSVSGAGKDAMDELWHQTKGKYVPGQEVDAKKFPKQIAFNCIPHIDVFMEDGYTKEEWKMLAETKKILDPKIKLSATCVRVPVFVSHSESLNIEFVKPISADEAREILRAAPGIQVIDKREPGGYITPVEAAGEYDTFVSRIREDATVENGLAMWIVSDNLLKGAALNAVQIAEAMIERRLLPKAAA
- a CDS encoding MarR family transcriptional regulator encodes the protein MPREISTNRLDRSPLHLLHRVGQCAAEVFQAELGQGDLTPRQYAVLLTVSTNEGLSQTHLVERTGIDRSTLADIVRRMLKKGLLQRRRTKEDARAYAVKLTDEGWRVLKSAEPLARKVDEQILSALPASQREKLLSDLYAIIEILGSEQSQKEA
- a CDS encoding septation protein IspZ is translated as MSRLKKFFPFNAEQTINILSEFGPLITMFVVNAVAGIEAGTWALLITTVIAIGVMFYMFHRPPFFPLIASTVTVVFGLMTIVTGDPMWVQIKVTIFNALFAIFLIGGLIIKRNFFKFVFHETFHYTDEGWNKFTWSFALFFIFTAVANEYVRQTYLDDHLYKILGYTMNGVNVWILFKIAIILPLSVLYAWLLTRSLQKYRLPDPPPHSGAH
- a CDS encoding septation protein A yields the protein MRESDDKSVVSNEPQFDKAQGLKLLVELGPLVLFFLVNWQAGKHLSDPKQAIFWATGCFMAATVVSLLASKYLFGKVAVMPLVTGVFVMVFGGLTLYLQDEQFIKMKPTIVNAIFSALLFSGLLMDRIFLKMVFGDVMRLTEPGWRKLTIRWALFFAFLALLNEIVWRFYSTDTWVTFKVFGIMPLTMVFAMSQIGLLKKYEENPSH